In Drosophila simulans strain w501 chromosome 3R, Prin_Dsim_3.1, whole genome shotgun sequence, a single window of DNA contains:
- the LOC6728791 gene encoding alpha-mannosidase 2 isoform X2: protein MLKKPRKFQPIGLLQLAAVSLTSTFPCLINRKMLRIRRRFALVICSGCLLVFLSLYIILNFAAPAATQIKPNYENIENKLQELQNGLQEHGEEMRNLRARLAKTSNREDPIRPPLKVARSPRPGQCQDVVQDVPNVDVQMLELYDRMSFKDIDGGVWKQGWNIKYDPLKYNAHHKLKVFVVPHSHNDPGWIQTFEDYYQHDTKHILSNALRHLHDNPEMKFIWAEISYFARFYHDLGENKKMQMKSIVKNGQLEFVTGGWVMPDEANSHWRNVLLQLTEGQTWLKQFMNVTPTASWAIDPFGHSPTMPYILQKSGFKNMLIQRTHYSVKKELAQQRQLEFLWRQIWDNKGDTALFTHMMPFYSYDIPHTCGPDPKVCCQFDFKRMGAFGLSCPWKVPPRAISDQNVAARSDLLVDQWKKKAELYRTNVLLIPLGDDFRFKQNTEWDVQRVNYERLFEHINSQAHFNVQAQFGTLQEYFDAVHQAERAGQAEFPTLSGDFFTYADRSDNYWSGYYTSRPYHKRMDRVLMHYVRAAEMLSAWHSWDGMARIEERLEQARRELSLFQHHDGITGTAKTHVVVDYEQRMQDALKACQMVMQQSVYRLLTKPSIYSPDFSFSYFTLDDSRWPGSGVEDSRTTIILGEDILPSKHVVMHNTLPHWREQLVDFYVSSPFVSVTDLANNPVEAQVSPVWSWHHDTLTKTIHPQGSTTKYRIIFKARVPPMGLATYVLTISDSKPEHTSYASNLLFRKNPTSLPLGQYPEDVKFGDPREISLRVGNGPTLAFSEQGLLKSIQLTQDSPHVPVHFKFLKYGVRSHGDRSGAYLFLPNGPASPVELGQPVVLVTKGKLESSVSVGLPSVVHQTIMRGGAPEIRNLVDIGSLDNTEIVMRLETHIDSGDIFYTDLNGLQFIKRRRLDKLPLQANYYPIPSGMFIEDANMRLTLLTGQPLGGSSLASGELEIMQDRRLASDDERGLGQGVLDNRPVLHIYRLVLEKINNCVRPSELHPAGYLTSAAHKASQSLLDPLDKFIFAENEWIGAQGQFGGDHPSAREDLDVSVMRRLTKSSAKTQRVGYVLHRTNLMQCGTPEENAQKLDVCHLLPNVARCERTTLTFLQNLEHLDGMVAPEVCPMETAAYVSSHSS from the exons ATGCTAAAAAAACCACGCAAGTTCCAACCGATTGGATTGTTGCAGTTGGCTGCTGTGTCTCTGACGTCAACGTTTCCATGCTTAATTAACCGGAAAATGTTGCGAATACGTCGGCGCTTCGCTTTGGTAATATGCTCCGGCTGCCTGCTGGTTTTCCTCAGCCTGTACATAATCCTCAACTTTGCGGCGCCGGCAGCCACCCAAATAAAG CCCAACTATGAAAACATTGAAAACAAGCTGCAGGAGCTGCAAAATGGTTTGCAGGAGCACGGGGAGGAGATGCGGAATCTCAGGGCGCGGCTGGCCAAAACATCCAATCGTGAAGATCCAATAAGACCTCCACTTAAAGTGGCTCGTTCCCCGAGGCCAGGACAATGCCAAGATGTGGTCCAGGACGTGCCCAATGTGGATGTACAGATGCTGGAGCTATACGATCGCATGTCCTTCAAGGACATCGACGGAGGCGTGTGGAAACAGGGCTGGAACATTAAGTACGATCCACTGAAGTACAACGCCCATCACAAACTGAAAGTCTTTGTTGTGCCGCACTCGCACAACGATCCTGGATGGATTCAGACGTTCGAGGACTACTACCAGCACGACACAAAGCACATCCTGTCCAATGCCCTGCGGCATCTGCACGACAATCCCGAGATGAAGTTCATCTGGGCGGAGATCTCCTACTTTGCCCGGTTCTATCACGATTTGGGCGAGAACAAAAAGATGCAGATGAAGTC CATTGTGAAGAATGGACAGTTGGAATTTGTGACTGGAGGTTGGGTAATGCCGGACGAGGCCAACTCCCACTGGCGAAACGTACTGCTGCAGCTGACAGAAGGCCAAACCTGGCTGAAGCAATTCATGAATGTTACACCCACTGCTTCCTGGGCCATCGATCCCTTCGGACACAGTCCCACTATGCCGTACATTTTGCAGAAGAGTGGCTTCAAGAATATGCTTATCCAGAGAACGCACTATTCGGTGAAGAAGGAACTGGCCCAACAGCGCCAGCTTGAGTTTCTTTGGCGCCAGATCTGGGACAACAAGGGGGACACAGCTCTCTTCACCCACATGATGCCCTTCTACTCGTACGACATTCCTCACACCTGTGGTCCAGATCCCAAGGTATGCTGTCAGTTCGATTTCAAACGAATGGGCGCCTTCGGTTTGAGCTGCCCGTGGAAGGTGCCGCCGCGTGCAATCAGTGATCAAAATGTGGCAGCACGCTCAGATCTGCTGGTTGATCAGTGGAAAAAGAAGGCCGAGCTGTATCGCACGAACGTGCTGCTGATTCCGTTGGGCGACGACTTCCGCTTCAAGCAGAACACCGAGTGGGATGTGCAGCGCGTGAACTACGAAAGGCTGTTCGAACACATCAACAGCCAGGCGCACTTCAATGTTCAGGCGCAGTTCGGCACACTGCAGGAATATTTTGATGCAGTGCACCAGGCGGAAAGGGCGGGACAAGCCGAGTTTCCCACGCTGAGCGGTGACTTTTTCACATACGCCGATCGGTCGGATAACTATTGGAGTGGCTACTACACATCCCGCCCGTATCACAAGCGCATGGACCGCGTCCTGATGCACTATGTACGTGCAGCAGAAATGCTCTCCGCCTGGCACTCCTGGGACGGAATGGCCCGCATCGAGGAGCGCCTGGAGCAGGCCCGCAGGGAGCTGTCATTGTTCCAGCACCACGACGGTATAACTGGCACAGCCAAAACACACGTAGTCGTCGACTACGAGCAACGCATGCAGGATGCTTTGAAAGCCTGTCAAATGGTAATGCAACAGTCGGTCTACCGACTGCTGACAAAGCCCTCCATCTACAGTCCGGACTTCAGTTTCTCGTACTTTACGCTGGACGACTCCCGCTGGCCAGGATCTGGTGTAGAGGACAGTCGTACCACCATAATACTGGGCGAGGATATACTGCCCTCCAAGCATGTGGTGATGCACAACACCCTGCCCCACTGGCGGGAGCAGCTGGTGGACTTTTATGTATCCAGTCCTTTCGTAAGCGTCACCGACTTGGCAAACAATCCGGTGGAGGCTCAGGTATCCCCGGTGTGGAGCTGGCACCACGACACACTCACAAAGACTATCCACCCACAAGGCTCCACCACCAAGTACCGCATCATCTTCAAGGCTCGGGTGCCGCCCATGGGCTTGGCCACCTACGTTCTAACCATCTCCGATTCCAAGCCAGA GCACACCTCGTATGCATCGAATCTCTTGTTCCGTAAAAACCCGACTTCGTTACCATTGGGCCAATATCCGGAGGATGTGAAGTTTGGCGATCCTCGAGAGATCTCATTACGGGTTGGTAACGGACCCACCTTGGCCTTTTCGGAGCAGGGTCTCCTTAAGTCCATTCAGCTTACTCAGGATAGCCCACATGTGCCGGTGCACTTCAAGTTCCTCAAGTATGGCGTTCGATCGCATGGCGATAGGTCCGGTGCCTATCTGTTCCTGCCCAATGGACCAGCTTCGCCAGTCGAGCTTGGCCAGCCAGTGGTCCTGGTGACAAAAGGCAAACTGGAGTCGTCCGTAAGCGTGGGACTTCCGAGCGTGGTGCACCAGACCATAATGCGCGGCGGAGCACCTGAGATTCGCAATCTGGTTGACATTGGCTCACTGGACAACACAGAGATTGTGATGCGTTTGGAGACGCATATCGACAGTGGCGACATCTTCTACACGGATCTCAATGGACTGCAATTTATCAAGAGGCGGCGTTTGGACAAACTACCTTTGCAGGCCAACTATTATCCCATACCCTCGGGCATGTTCATCGAGGATGCCAATATGCGACTCACTCTCCTTACGGGTCAACCGCTGGGTGGATCTTCTCTCGCCTCGGGCGAGCTGGAGATTATGCAAGATCGTCGCCTGGCCAGCGATGATGAACGCGGCCTGGGACAGGGTGTTTTGGACAACAGGCCGGTGCTGCATATTTATCGGCTGGTGCTGGAGAAGATTAACAACTGTGTCCGACCGTCAGAGCTTCATCCGGCCGGCTATTTGACAAGTGCCGCTCACAAAGCATCGCAATCATTGCTGGACCCACTGGACAAGTTTATATTCGCTGAAAATGAGTGGATCGGGGCACAGGGACAATTTGGCGGCGATCATCCTTCGGCTCGTGAGGATCTCGATGTGTCGGTGATGCGACGCTTAACCAAGAGCTCGGCCAAAACCCAGCGAGTAGGCTACGTTCTGCACCGCACCAATCTGATGCAATGCGGCACTCCAGAGGAGAACGCACAGAAG CTGGATGTGTGCCACTTACTACCGAATGTGGCGAGATGCGAGCGCACGACGCTGACCTTCCTGCAGAATTTGGAGCACTTGGATGGCATGGTGGCGCCGGAAGTGTGCCCCATGGAAACCGCCGCTTATGTGAGCAGTCACTCAAGCTGA
- the LOC6728791 gene encoding alpha-mannosidase 2 isoform X1, which translates to MLKKPRKFQPIGLLQLAAVSLTSTFPCLINRKMLRIRRRFALVICSGCLLVFLSLYIILNFAAPAATQIKQPNYENIENKLQELQNGLQEHGEEMRNLRARLAKTSNREDPIRPPLKVARSPRPGQCQDVVQDVPNVDVQMLELYDRMSFKDIDGGVWKQGWNIKYDPLKYNAHHKLKVFVVPHSHNDPGWIQTFEDYYQHDTKHILSNALRHLHDNPEMKFIWAEISYFARFYHDLGENKKMQMKSIVKNGQLEFVTGGWVMPDEANSHWRNVLLQLTEGQTWLKQFMNVTPTASWAIDPFGHSPTMPYILQKSGFKNMLIQRTHYSVKKELAQQRQLEFLWRQIWDNKGDTALFTHMMPFYSYDIPHTCGPDPKVCCQFDFKRMGAFGLSCPWKVPPRAISDQNVAARSDLLVDQWKKKAELYRTNVLLIPLGDDFRFKQNTEWDVQRVNYERLFEHINSQAHFNVQAQFGTLQEYFDAVHQAERAGQAEFPTLSGDFFTYADRSDNYWSGYYTSRPYHKRMDRVLMHYVRAAEMLSAWHSWDGMARIEERLEQARRELSLFQHHDGITGTAKTHVVVDYEQRMQDALKACQMVMQQSVYRLLTKPSIYSPDFSFSYFTLDDSRWPGSGVEDSRTTIILGEDILPSKHVVMHNTLPHWREQLVDFYVSSPFVSVTDLANNPVEAQVSPVWSWHHDTLTKTIHPQGSTTKYRIIFKARVPPMGLATYVLTISDSKPEHTSYASNLLFRKNPTSLPLGQYPEDVKFGDPREISLRVGNGPTLAFSEQGLLKSIQLTQDSPHVPVHFKFLKYGVRSHGDRSGAYLFLPNGPASPVELGQPVVLVTKGKLESSVSVGLPSVVHQTIMRGGAPEIRNLVDIGSLDNTEIVMRLETHIDSGDIFYTDLNGLQFIKRRRLDKLPLQANYYPIPSGMFIEDANMRLTLLTGQPLGGSSLASGELEIMQDRRLASDDERGLGQGVLDNRPVLHIYRLVLEKINNCVRPSELHPAGYLTSAAHKASQSLLDPLDKFIFAENEWIGAQGQFGGDHPSAREDLDVSVMRRLTKSSAKTQRVGYVLHRTNLMQCGTPEENAQKLDVCHLLPNVARCERTTLTFLQNLEHLDGMVAPEVCPMETAAYVSSHSS; encoded by the exons ATGCTAAAAAAACCACGCAAGTTCCAACCGATTGGATTGTTGCAGTTGGCTGCTGTGTCTCTGACGTCAACGTTTCCATGCTTAATTAACCGGAAAATGTTGCGAATACGTCGGCGCTTCGCTTTGGTAATATGCTCCGGCTGCCTGCTGGTTTTCCTCAGCCTGTACATAATCCTCAACTTTGCGGCGCCGGCAGCCACCCAAATAAAG CAGCCCAACTATGAAAACATTGAAAACAAGCTGCAGGAGCTGCAAAATGGTTTGCAGGAGCACGGGGAGGAGATGCGGAATCTCAGGGCGCGGCTGGCCAAAACATCCAATCGTGAAGATCCAATAAGACCTCCACTTAAAGTGGCTCGTTCCCCGAGGCCAGGACAATGCCAAGATGTGGTCCAGGACGTGCCCAATGTGGATGTACAGATGCTGGAGCTATACGATCGCATGTCCTTCAAGGACATCGACGGAGGCGTGTGGAAACAGGGCTGGAACATTAAGTACGATCCACTGAAGTACAACGCCCATCACAAACTGAAAGTCTTTGTTGTGCCGCACTCGCACAACGATCCTGGATGGATTCAGACGTTCGAGGACTACTACCAGCACGACACAAAGCACATCCTGTCCAATGCCCTGCGGCATCTGCACGACAATCCCGAGATGAAGTTCATCTGGGCGGAGATCTCCTACTTTGCCCGGTTCTATCACGATTTGGGCGAGAACAAAAAGATGCAGATGAAGTC CATTGTGAAGAATGGACAGTTGGAATTTGTGACTGGAGGTTGGGTAATGCCGGACGAGGCCAACTCCCACTGGCGAAACGTACTGCTGCAGCTGACAGAAGGCCAAACCTGGCTGAAGCAATTCATGAATGTTACACCCACTGCTTCCTGGGCCATCGATCCCTTCGGACACAGTCCCACTATGCCGTACATTTTGCAGAAGAGTGGCTTCAAGAATATGCTTATCCAGAGAACGCACTATTCGGTGAAGAAGGAACTGGCCCAACAGCGCCAGCTTGAGTTTCTTTGGCGCCAGATCTGGGACAACAAGGGGGACACAGCTCTCTTCACCCACATGATGCCCTTCTACTCGTACGACATTCCTCACACCTGTGGTCCAGATCCCAAGGTATGCTGTCAGTTCGATTTCAAACGAATGGGCGCCTTCGGTTTGAGCTGCCCGTGGAAGGTGCCGCCGCGTGCAATCAGTGATCAAAATGTGGCAGCACGCTCAGATCTGCTGGTTGATCAGTGGAAAAAGAAGGCCGAGCTGTATCGCACGAACGTGCTGCTGATTCCGTTGGGCGACGACTTCCGCTTCAAGCAGAACACCGAGTGGGATGTGCAGCGCGTGAACTACGAAAGGCTGTTCGAACACATCAACAGCCAGGCGCACTTCAATGTTCAGGCGCAGTTCGGCACACTGCAGGAATATTTTGATGCAGTGCACCAGGCGGAAAGGGCGGGACAAGCCGAGTTTCCCACGCTGAGCGGTGACTTTTTCACATACGCCGATCGGTCGGATAACTATTGGAGTGGCTACTACACATCCCGCCCGTATCACAAGCGCATGGACCGCGTCCTGATGCACTATGTACGTGCAGCAGAAATGCTCTCCGCCTGGCACTCCTGGGACGGAATGGCCCGCATCGAGGAGCGCCTGGAGCAGGCCCGCAGGGAGCTGTCATTGTTCCAGCACCACGACGGTATAACTGGCACAGCCAAAACACACGTAGTCGTCGACTACGAGCAACGCATGCAGGATGCTTTGAAAGCCTGTCAAATGGTAATGCAACAGTCGGTCTACCGACTGCTGACAAAGCCCTCCATCTACAGTCCGGACTTCAGTTTCTCGTACTTTACGCTGGACGACTCCCGCTGGCCAGGATCTGGTGTAGAGGACAGTCGTACCACCATAATACTGGGCGAGGATATACTGCCCTCCAAGCATGTGGTGATGCACAACACCCTGCCCCACTGGCGGGAGCAGCTGGTGGACTTTTATGTATCCAGTCCTTTCGTAAGCGTCACCGACTTGGCAAACAATCCGGTGGAGGCTCAGGTATCCCCGGTGTGGAGCTGGCACCACGACACACTCACAAAGACTATCCACCCACAAGGCTCCACCACCAAGTACCGCATCATCTTCAAGGCTCGGGTGCCGCCCATGGGCTTGGCCACCTACGTTCTAACCATCTCCGATTCCAAGCCAGA GCACACCTCGTATGCATCGAATCTCTTGTTCCGTAAAAACCCGACTTCGTTACCATTGGGCCAATATCCGGAGGATGTGAAGTTTGGCGATCCTCGAGAGATCTCATTACGGGTTGGTAACGGACCCACCTTGGCCTTTTCGGAGCAGGGTCTCCTTAAGTCCATTCAGCTTACTCAGGATAGCCCACATGTGCCGGTGCACTTCAAGTTCCTCAAGTATGGCGTTCGATCGCATGGCGATAGGTCCGGTGCCTATCTGTTCCTGCCCAATGGACCAGCTTCGCCAGTCGAGCTTGGCCAGCCAGTGGTCCTGGTGACAAAAGGCAAACTGGAGTCGTCCGTAAGCGTGGGACTTCCGAGCGTGGTGCACCAGACCATAATGCGCGGCGGAGCACCTGAGATTCGCAATCTGGTTGACATTGGCTCACTGGACAACACAGAGATTGTGATGCGTTTGGAGACGCATATCGACAGTGGCGACATCTTCTACACGGATCTCAATGGACTGCAATTTATCAAGAGGCGGCGTTTGGACAAACTACCTTTGCAGGCCAACTATTATCCCATACCCTCGGGCATGTTCATCGAGGATGCCAATATGCGACTCACTCTCCTTACGGGTCAACCGCTGGGTGGATCTTCTCTCGCCTCGGGCGAGCTGGAGATTATGCAAGATCGTCGCCTGGCCAGCGATGATGAACGCGGCCTGGGACAGGGTGTTTTGGACAACAGGCCGGTGCTGCATATTTATCGGCTGGTGCTGGAGAAGATTAACAACTGTGTCCGACCGTCAGAGCTTCATCCGGCCGGCTATTTGACAAGTGCCGCTCACAAAGCATCGCAATCATTGCTGGACCCACTGGACAAGTTTATATTCGCTGAAAATGAGTGGATCGGGGCACAGGGACAATTTGGCGGCGATCATCCTTCGGCTCGTGAGGATCTCGATGTGTCGGTGATGCGACGCTTAACCAAGAGCTCGGCCAAAACCCAGCGAGTAGGCTACGTTCTGCACCGCACCAATCTGATGCAATGCGGCACTCCAGAGGAGAACGCACAGAAG CTGGATGTGTGCCACTTACTACCGAATGTGGCGAGATGCGAGCGCACGACGCTGACCTTCCTGCAGAATTTGGAGCACTTGGATGGCATGGTGGCGCCGGAAGTGTGCCCCATGGAAACCGCCGCTTATGTGAGCAGTCACTCAAGCTGA
- the LOC6728792 gene encoding two pore potassium channel protein sup-9, translating into MMKRQNVRTLSLVVCTFTYLLIGAAVFDSLESPTEAKRWDFLQTVKNNFVRKYNVTDEDFRVMEIVIIENKPHKAGPQWKFAGAFYFSTVVLAMIGYGHSTPVTIPGKAFCMGYAMVGIPLGLVMFQSIGERLNKFASVIIRRAKRASGARCTDATEMNLMLATGMLSSIIITTGAAVFSRYEGWSYFDSFYYCFVTLTTIGFGDYVALQNDQALTNKPGYVALSLVFILFGLAVVAASINLLVLRFMTMQAEDAKRDEQDAQNLAGNAQPVTFDDESTYNMHGKLLENNYTTENDETASLCSCTCMGGTRCLNHEQFVDPDFQPTDIIESTLCLKRASV; encoded by the exons ATGATGAAGCGACAGAATGTTCGAACCCTTTCCCTGGTGGTATGCACTTTCACCTATCTCCTAATTGGAGCCGCTGTCTTCGATTCCCTGGAGTCACCAACGGAGGCAAAAAGATGGGATTTCCTACAGA CCGTTAAGAACAACTTTGTTAGAAAGTACAATGTGACTGACGAGGATTTCCGTGTGATGGAAATCGTCATCATTGAAAATAAGCCCCACAAGGCCGGACCTCAATGGAAATTCGCCGGAGCTTTCTATTTCAGCACGGTTGTACTGGCTATGATAG GATACGGACATTCCACACCAGTCACAATTCCGGGAAAAGCTTTTTGTATGGGCTATGCTATG GTGGGCATCCCGCTTGGTCTGGTGATGTTCCAGTCTATCGGAGAACGTCTGAATAAGTTTGCATCCGTGATTATAAGGCGGGCAAAGAGAGCCAGTGGAGCCCGCTGTACGGATGCCACTGAAATGAATCTTATGTTGGCCACCGGAATGCTCTCCTCCATAATAATCACCACCGGAGCAGCAGTATTTTCACGATACGAGGGTTGGAGCTACTTCGATAGCTTCTACTATTGTTTTGTCACCTTGACGACAATTGGTTTCGGCGATTATGTGGCATTGCAGAACGATCAAGCTCTAACTAATAAGCCTGGCTATGTGGCACTGAGCTTGGTCTTCATCCTATTCGGCTTGGCCGTGGTGGCCGCCAGTATCAATCTATTGGTGCTCCGCTTCATGACCAT GCAAGCGGAGGATGCGAAGAGAGATGAGCAGGATGCCCAGAACCTGGCCGGAAATGCACAGCCAGTGACCTTCGATGATGAGTCCACGTACAATATGCACGGCAAACTGCTGGAGAACAACTACACAACGGAGAACGATGAGACCGCCTCCCTGTGTTCCTGCACCTGCATGGGCGGCACCAGGTGCCTGAATCATGAGCAGTTTGTGGACCCGGACTTTCAGCCTACTGACATCATCGAGAGCACCTTGTGCTTGAAGCGAGCCTCCGTCTGA
- the LOC6728793 gene encoding tubulin beta-2 chain has product MREIVHIQAGQCGNQIGGKFWEVISDEHCIDATGTYYGDSDLQLERINVYYNEATGAKYVPRAILVDLEPGTMDSVRSGAFGQIFRPDNFVFGQSGAGNNWAKGHYTEGAELVDSVLDVVRKESEGCDCLQGFQLTHSLGGGTGSGMGTLLISKIREEYPDRIMNTFSVVPSPKVSDTVVEPYNATLSVHQLVENTDETYCIDNEALYDICFRTLKLTTPTYGDLNHLVSATMSGVTTCLRFPGQLNADLRKLAVNMVPFPRLHFFMPGFAPLTSRGSQQYRALTVPELTQQMFDAKNMMAACDPRHGRYLTVAAIFRGRMSMKEVDEQMLNIQNKNSSFFVEWIPNNCKTAVCDIPPRGLKMSATFIGNSTAIQELFKRVSEQFTAMFRRKAFLHWYTGEGMDEMEFTEAESNMNDLVSEYQQYQEATADEEGEFDEDEEGGGDE; this is encoded by the exons ATGCGTGAAATTGTACACATTCAGGCCGGTCAATGCGGCAACCAGATCGGTGGAAAGTTCTGGGAGGTAATCTCGGATGAGCACTGTATCGACGCGACCGGAACGTACTACGGCGATAGTGATCTCCAGCTGGAGCGCATCAATGTATACTACAATGAGGCCACCGGTGCCAAGTATGTTCCACGCGCCATTCTCGTGGACCTGGAGCCCGGCACCATGGATTCGGTTCGCTCTGGCGCATTTGGCCAGATCTTCCGGCCGGACAACTTTGTCTTTGGCCAATCGGGGGCTGGCAACAACTGGGCCAAGGGTCATTACACCGAGGGTGCCGAACTGGTGGATTCCGTCTTGGATGTGGTGCGGAAGGAGTCGGAGGGCTGCGATTGCCTACAG GGCTTCCAGCTGACCCACTCGCTGGGTGGCGGCACTGGCTCCGGCATGGGAACCCTGTTGATCTCGAAGATCCGCGAGGAGTACCCGGACCGCATCATGAACACCTTTTCGGTGGTGCCCTCGCCCAAGGTGTCCGATACGGTAGTGGAGCCCTACAACGCCACCCTGAGTGTGCATCAGCTGGTGGAGAATACGGATGAGACGTACTGCATCGACAACGAGGCGTTGTATGACATCTGCTTCCGCACACTGAAGCTGACCACCCCCACCTACGGTGACCTGAACCATCTGGTTTCGGCCACCATGTCTGGTGTGACAACCTGCCTGCGTTTCCCTGGCCAATTGAACGCTGATCTTCGCAAGCTGGCCGTGAACATGGTACCCTTTCCCCGGCTGCACTTCTTCATGCCCGGATTTGCACCGCTTACCTCGCGAGGATCGCAACAATACCGGGCCCTTACCGTTCCGGAGCTGACCCAGCAGATGTTCGATGCCAAGAACATGATGGCTGCGTGCGATCCGCGACATGGTCGCTACCTGACCGTCGCCGCCATCTTCCGTGGCCGCATGTCCATGAAGGAGGTGGACGAGCAGATGCTGAACATTCAGAACAAGAACAGCAGCTTCTTCGTGGAATGGATCCCGAATAACTGCAAGACAGCGGTGTGCGATATTCCGCCCAGAGGTCTGAAGATGTCGGCCACCTTCATTGGCAACTCCACCGCCATTCAGGAGCTATTCAAACGGGTGTCGGAGCAGTTCACTGCCATGTTCCGTAGGAAGGCCTTCTTGCATTGGTACACCGGCGAGGGAATGGACGAAATGGAGTTCACGGAGGCCGAGAGCAACATGAACGACTTGGTATCGGAGTACCAGCAGTACCAGGAGGCGACTGCCGACGAGGAGGGCGAATTCGATGAAGACGAAGAAGGTGGCGGCGATGAATAA
- the LOC6728794 gene encoding uncharacterized protein LOC6728794, which produces MYYPTTPTTSRSGYLRGRKRIRPHPISQLQSGKPTSEYNEDEDSTNVDPEESISSNSSETDTSMDVKAQDISTDSGLDTSQETGNEPRYSLRKMDKNSL; this is translated from the coding sequence ATGTATTATCCGACTACTCCAACTACCTCTCGCAGTGGCTATCTGCGCGGCCGCAAGCGCATAAGGCCGCATCCCATATCGCAGCTGCAGAGTGGAAAACCGACGTCGGAATACAACGAGGATGAGGATAGCACAAATGTTGATCCAGAAGAATCCATCAGCTCCAACTCATCGGAGACGGACACCTCGATGGACGTGAAAGCGCAGGATATCAGCACGGATAGTGGTCTGGACACTAGCCAGGAGACCGGCAACGAACCGCGCTACTCCCTTCGCAAGATGGATAAGAATTCTCTTTAG